The DNA window TCCACATTCCTTTTAAATGCTTACAAATGTACAATGCTGCATCAGAGGAATGATATACTGTATTGTTTTCAATGACCAAAACGCCATCAAAATTTGCGGGTATTTGATGCTTCTTTTGAAGCTCTTCCCCTATTTCACTTTGCAAAGCTGCGAAATGAAAATACCCAAGTGGATCTCTTGCAATAATAAACTGGACACTTGCATCGCAAAAATTACATTCTCCGTCAAACAAAACAATTGCAGCCATATGAATCCCCCTTTCTTCCAGTTTACTACAGAACGAATCATTTGTTGATTCTTATCTTATATGAAAGGCGCTGTTACATTTTACTGTTGTGTTTTAGCACACACACGTGTTGATTAACCAAAAGTACCCAGTAAATTGCTTATTAAAATTGTGATAACACACCTTATCGAGAATTCTTGATGCGGAGGCTTGTCGGTTCGCCCGTGAAAAGCAAGCGAATTCCACCAAATAACAGCAATGTGGGTTAATAGTGCCACATCAAAAAAGACGTCCTAAAAGTCAAAAATAACTTAAAGGACATCCAAATTACTGTTTATCTGAAGGTGTATCAGAAGAACCAACTTCTTCTAAAATTTCGAAGCTGTTTGAATAATCGCGAAGCCTAGAATCTTCATTTTCCACTGGTTGATCCGTCGTTGAATTTAAAATAGATTCTTCCACTGGGCGAATCGACTCGTCTACCTCTTGGTGTGCATGTTCTACACAAGTTAATGTACTCGGCACAGCTTCTAATCTAGCTATAGGAATTTCTGCCCCACATTCCGTACATTTGCCGTATGTCCCATTATCCATTGCTGTTAAAGCATCTTTAATATCTTCTATCTCATCTTCAGAATGTTTTCGTAATGCTAGTCGTGTATGTTTATCCGCTAAATCGGTTGCATTATCTGCAGGATGATTATCGTAGTTGGATAACTCGGTTGTTTCAAACTCTTCATCATTCTCTATACTATGTTCCAATTCATCTAA is part of the Psychrobacillus sp. FSL H8-0483 genome and encodes:
- a CDS encoding DCC1-like thiol-disulfide oxidoreductase family protein codes for the protein MAAIVLFDGECNFCDASVQFIIARDPLGYFHFAALQSEIGEELQKKHQIPANFDGVLVIENNTVYHSSDAALYICKHLKGMWKVFYIFKIVPKTFRNALYKIFANNRYKWFGKKDSCMIPSPEVRNRFL
- a CDS encoding TraR/DksA C4-type zinc finger protein; this encodes MTKYDKLKDTLQKRLDELEHSIENDEEFETTELSNYDNHPADNATDLADKHTRLALRKHSEDEIEDIKDALTAMDNGTYGKCTECGAEIPIARLEAVPSTLTCVEHAHQEVDESIRPVEESILNSTTDQPVENEDSRLRDYSNSFEILEEVGSSDTPSDKQ